A single Paracoccus pantotrophus DNA region contains:
- a CDS encoding cobyric acid synthase — protein MGALMIQGTGSNVGKSLLVAGLCRAALRRGINVAPFKPQNMSNNAAVTPDGGEIGRAQALQARAAGLAPSVHMNPVLLKPETDRAAQVVVQGRAAARAAAADYGALKARLMGAVLDSFARLRAAHELVLVEGAGSPAEVNLRARDIANMGFARAADVPVVLAGDIDRGGVIAQIVGTQAVIDPADAAMIRGFVINRFRGDPSLFDAGRAFIAECTGWPDLGLVPWFPDAALLPAEDAVDLRRALGSGGLHVACPMLSRIANFDDLDPLAAEPGVRLSMVPPGRALPGDADLVVLPGTKSTRGDLAFLRQQGWDIDLFAHLRRGGRVLGICGGYQMLGRWIHDPEGHDGDPGSTPGLGLLEVETRMAPDKRLTRAQGTALGQPVEGYEIHMGRTEGPDCARPFAHIPEPDGATSPDGRVAGTYLHGLFSGDAFRAAWLEQFGAASALDYGAGVEAVLDRLAAHLETHLDIDRLFALAR, from the coding sequence ATGGGCGCGTTGATGATCCAGGGGACCGGGTCGAATGTGGGAAAATCCCTGCTGGTGGCGGGGCTGTGCCGGGCGGCGCTGCGGCGCGGGATCAATGTCGCGCCCTTCAAGCCGCAGAACATGTCGAACAATGCCGCCGTGACCCCGGACGGGGGCGAGATCGGCCGGGCGCAGGCGCTGCAGGCGCGGGCGGCGGGGCTGGCGCCCTCGGTCCACATGAACCCGGTGCTGCTGAAACCCGAGACCGACCGCGCCGCGCAGGTGGTGGTGCAGGGCCGCGCCGCGGCGCGGGCCGCCGCGGCGGATTACGGGGCGCTCAAGGCGCGGCTGATGGGGGCGGTGCTGGACAGTTTCGCCCGGCTGCGCGCCGCGCATGAGCTGGTGCTGGTCGAGGGCGCGGGCAGCCCGGCCGAGGTCAACCTGCGCGCCCGCGACATCGCCAATATGGGATTCGCCCGCGCCGCCGATGTTCCGGTGGTGCTGGCCGGCGACATCGACCGCGGCGGGGTGATCGCGCAGATCGTCGGCACCCAGGCGGTGATCGACCCGGCGGATGCGGCGATGATCCGCGGCTTCGTCATCAACCGCTTTCGCGGCGATCCCTCGCTGTTCGATGCCGGCCGCGCCTTCATCGCCGAGTGCACCGGCTGGCCGGACCTGGGGCTGGTGCCGTGGTTCCCGGATGCCGCGCTTTTGCCGGCCGAGGATGCGGTGGACCTGCGCCGCGCCCTGGGCTCGGGCGGGCTGCATGTTGCCTGCCCCATGCTGTCGCGGATCGCGAATTTCGACGATCTCGACCCGCTGGCGGCCGAGCCGGGGGTGCGGCTCAGCATGGTGCCGCCCGGACGGGCGCTGCCGGGCGATGCCGACCTGGTGGTCCTGCCGGGCACGAAATCGACGCGGGGCGACCTGGCCTTCCTGCGCCAGCAGGGCTGGGACATCGACCTTTTCGCGCATCTGCGGCGCGGCGGGCGGGTGCTGGGCATCTGCGGCGGCTATCAGATGCTGGGCCGCTGGATCCACGACCCCGAGGGCCATGACGGCGACCCCGGCAGCACCCCCGGCCTGGGCCTGCTGGAGGTCGAGACCCGCATGGCGCCCGACAAGCGCCTGACGCGGGCCCAAGGCACCGCGCTCGGCCAGCCGGTCGAGGGCTACGAGATCCACATGGGCCGCACCGAGGGGCCCGACTGCGCCCGCCCCTTTGCCCATATCCCCGAGCCGGACGGCGCCACCAGCCCCGACGGGCGCGTCGCCGGCACCTATCTGCACGGGCTGTTCTCGGGCGATGCGTTCCGCGCCGCCTGGCTCGAGCAGTTCGGCGCGGCCTCGGCGCTGGATTACGGCGCGGGGGTCGAGGCGGTGCTGGACCGGCTGGCCGCGCATCTCGAGACGCATCTGGACATCGACCGGCTTTTCGCGCTGGCGCGCTAG
- a CDS encoding SDR family NAD(P)-dependent oxidoreductase yields MTEHDKIALITGASRGLGAALAETLAARGWHILAVARTTGALEELDDRIRKAGGSATLAPMDVGEPQAMVQMVRAVMERWGGLDLWAHTAIHAAPLSPAGHIDAKDFQKSVDLNIVATRGLINLIEPLLRARKGTALFFDDKRAGQKFFGSYGATKAGQIALAQSWQAENVSLGPQVVIAEPAPMPTAVRARFFPGEDRARLTPCLAEAERILAQTL; encoded by the coding sequence ATGACCGAGCATGACAAAATCGCGCTGATCACCGGCGCATCGCGCGGCCTTGGCGCCGCTTTGGCCGAAACCCTTGCCGCGCGCGGCTGGCATATCCTGGCCGTCGCCCGCACCACCGGCGCGCTTGAGGAACTGGACGACCGCATCCGCAAGGCCGGCGGTTCGGCCACGCTGGCGCCGATGGATGTGGGCGAACCGCAGGCCATGGTGCAGATGGTCCGGGCGGTGATGGAACGCTGGGGCGGGCTGGATCTTTGGGCGCATACGGCGATCCATGCCGCGCCGCTGTCGCCGGCCGGCCATATCGACGCCAAGGATTTCCAGAAATCGGTCGACCTGAACATCGTCGCCACGCGCGGGCTGATCAACCTGATCGAACCGCTGCTGCGCGCCCGCAAGGGCACGGCGCTGTTCTTTGACGACAAGCGCGCCGGGCAGAAGTTCTTCGGCAGCTATGGCGCCACCAAGGCCGGGCAGATCGCCCTGGCGCAAAGCTGGCAGGCCGAGAACGTATCGCTGGGCCCCCAGGTGGTCATCGCCGAGCCGGCGCCGATGCCCACCGCCGTACGCGCCCGCTTCTTTCCCGGCGAGGACCGCGCCCGCCTGACCCCCTGCCTGGCCGAGGCCGAGCGCATCCTGGCGCAAACCCTCTAG
- a CDS encoding DUF1284 domain-containing protein produces MLCSIGWQGRGYSPEFTRNMNAVVLGRLRADPQVPVVFTVMADSICAPCPSRRGMGCAADDRIGRLDRRHAAALDIRPGQRMTWAEAQARAAARLQPRDLERICNGCRWLGLGICQSALAKLQQPD; encoded by the coding sequence GTGCTTTGCTCGATCGGCTGGCAGGGACGCGGCTATTCGCCCGAGTTCACCCGGAACATGAACGCCGTCGTCCTGGGCCGGCTGCGCGCCGATCCGCAGGTGCCGGTGGTCTTTACCGTCATGGCCGATTCGATCTGCGCCCCCTGCCCGTCGCGGCGCGGCATGGGCTGCGCCGCGGACGACCGGATCGGCCGGCTGGACCGGCGCCATGCCGCGGCGCTGGACATCCGCCCCGGCCAGCGCATGACCTGGGCCGAGGCCCAGGCCCGCGCCGCGGCACGGCTGCAGCCCAGGGATCTGGAGCGGATCTGCAACGGTTGCCGCTGGCTGGGCCTGGGCATATGCCAGTCGGCCCTGGCCAAGCTGCAGCAGCCCGACTGA